From Bradyrhizobium erythrophlei:
GGGGATGCCGACAAGTTTGCTTATGGCAGATGGGTCGAGGGTGACACGCGGGCGCCGCGTCTGGCCGACGCGGTCGTGGCGTTCGACTGCCGCGTGCTGTCAGCCGAACGGGTCGGCACGCATCGCATCTTCATCGGCGCGGTGGGCTCGGTGACGATGGGATTGGGCACGGCGTTGATCTACGCGGACCGCACCTATGGCAGGGCCCAGCGCATCGTCTCACCCGAGCCAAAGTAACCATAACCGCCTGCGGCACGAGGTCGTGCCGCTGGTCAAGCCTCATCGCTCCAATGACCACCCGGGACAGCCCGATGACCCACACGCGCATCCGTAAGTTCAACACCAGGGACACCTATCCTGAGCAGAAGCTCGACAATGATCTGTGCCAGGCCGTGGTTGCTAGGGGCAGCATTGTCTTTGTCCGCGGACAGGTCGGGCAGGATCTCGACACCGCGGTGAATGTCGCCATCGGCGATCCCGTCGGTCAGACCGACAAGGCGATGGCCAACGTCAAGATGCTTCTGGAGGAGGCAGGCTCGCGGCTCGAAGACATCTGCAAGATCACCATCTACATCACCGACCCGCGTTATCGCGAGCCGGTCTATCGCAGGATCGGTGAATACCTGAAGGGCGTCTTTCCGGTCTCGACCGGTCTCGTGGTGTCGGCGCTGGCGCGGCCAGAATGGCTGGTCGAGGTCGACGTCACCGCCGTCATTCCCGACAACCGATGAGGCCGGCATGACGTTTTCTCTGACGGCCCGGTGTCCAGACACCGGGATGTTCGGAATAGTGATCTCGTCCTCCTCGCCGGCAGTTGCGGCACGCTGCGTTCATCTGCGCGCCAAAGCCGGCGCGGTCGCGAGCCAGAACATCACCGATCCTGTGCTGGGCCAGATCGGTCTCGACCTGCTGGCGCGGGGCCTGAGCGCCAGTGAAGTTCGCGATGCGGTCGTCGCATCGACCCCCTTCATCGCCTATCGGCAGCTTGCGTTTGTCGACGCAGTTGGGCGCGTGGCGTTCCATTCCGGCAGCAACACGCTCGGCATCCACGCCATCCATCCCGGCGATGGCGTGATTGCTGCCGGCAACTTGCTGGCCAATGACCAGGTGCCGGCCGCGATGGTCCAGAATTATCAGGCCACCGCCGGCAAGCCGTTTGCCACGCGGCTGGTCGCAGCCCTGCAGGCGGGGCTCGACCAGGGCGGGGAGGCCGGCCCGGTCCGCTCCGCGGGTCTTTGCGTGGTGCGAGATGTGTCCTGGCCGATTGTGGACTTGCGGGTCGACTGGAGCGACCGGCCGATCGCCGCGCTCGAGGAGGCCTGGACCTGCTACGAACCCCAGGTCGAAGACTATGTCCGGCGCGCGAGCAATCCGTCCGAAGCGCCCCGCTTTGGCGTGGCCGGTGAAAGCCGGATCTGAACGGCCGATGGGCGGGTTCAGCCCGGTCAATCCTGCTATATTCAGGCCGAAGAAACGCGATCGGCGCCCATGCCAGCAAGAGGGTGTGGTCGCTATCGGCCATGTTCCGCAGGGATCAATAGCGCCACATGAGATACACGCTACGCCAGATCGAGTACTTCATCGCGACGGCCGAGACGGGAAGCATCACTCTGGCCTCCGAGCGCGTCAACATATCGCAGCCTTCGATCTCGACGGCGATCGCGCATCTGGAAGAGGAACTCGGAACCCAGCTTTTCATCCGTCGCCATGCGCAAGGGCTCTCGCTCACATCAGCCGGCCGGCTTTTGCTGGTCGAGGCAAAGCAACTGATCGAACAGGCCGAGCATGTCTATTCAGTCGCCTCCGAGGTCGGGGAGCGCGTC
This genomic window contains:
- a CDS encoding RidA family protein — encoded protein: MTHTRIRKFNTRDTYPEQKLDNDLCQAVVARGSIVFVRGQVGQDLDTAVNVAIGDPVGQTDKAMANVKMLLEEAGSRLEDICKITIYITDPRYREPVYRRIGEYLKGVFPVSTGLVVSALARPEWLVEVDVTAVIPDNR
- a CDS encoding DUF1028 domain-containing protein — translated: MTFSLTARCPDTGMFGIVISSSSPAVAARCVHLRAKAGAVASQNITDPVLGQIGLDLLARGLSASEVRDAVVASTPFIAYRQLAFVDAVGRVAFHSGSNTLGIHAIHPGDGVIAAGNLLANDQVPAAMVQNYQATAGKPFATRLVAALQAGLDQGGEAGPVRSAGLCVVRDVSWPIVDLRVDWSDRPIAALEEAWTCYEPQVEDYVRRASNPSEAPRFGVAGESRI